The following are encoded in a window of Gordonia sp. KTR9 genomic DNA:
- a CDS encoding transglutaminase-like domain-containing protein: MTTSPTNAVSPAALTGSRFLDIEHATVATFTREAVGNATTDKDKAGRLFTAVRDAIRYDPYTVSNDPEHYRASHVIESGRGYCVPKAVVLTAAFRAAGIPARLGFADVRNHLQTGALRELMGTDVFVYHGYSHVYIDGRWLKATPAFNSELCARFGVAPIDFTGDSDALLHAHSADGSTHMEYVRERGVYNDLPLDNILVALKEAYGPLILTQRATSLDAFHA, from the coding sequence ATGACCACATCACCGACAAATGCGGTCAGCCCGGCGGCGCTGACGGGTTCACGCTTCCTCGACATCGAGCACGCCACCGTCGCAACCTTCACACGCGAAGCCGTCGGCAACGCGACCACCGACAAAGACAAAGCCGGCCGCCTGTTCACCGCGGTGCGCGACGCCATCCGCTACGACCCGTACACCGTCTCCAACGACCCAGAGCACTACCGGGCCAGCCATGTAATCGAATCCGGGCGTGGATACTGCGTCCCCAAGGCCGTCGTGCTTACCGCCGCATTCCGCGCCGCCGGGATCCCAGCGCGGCTAGGCTTCGCCGACGTCCGTAATCACCTCCAAACGGGCGCCCTACGTGAGCTGATGGGAACCGACGTCTTCGTCTATCACGGGTACAGCCACGTCTACATAGACGGACGGTGGCTCAAGGCGACACCCGCGTTCAACTCGGAACTGTGCGCGCGGTTCGGAGTCGCCCCGATCGACTTCACCGGCGACAGCGACGCGTTGCTCCACGCTCACTCCGCGGACGGCTCAACACACATGGAGTACGTCCGCGAAAGAGGTGTGTACAACGACCTGCCTCTCGACAACATCCTGGTGGCTCTCAAAGAGGCCTATGGCCCTCTTATACTCACGCAGCGTGCGACGTCACTAGATGCATTCCACGCCTAA
- a CDS encoding BtrH N-terminal domain-containing protein, with amino-acid sequence MGGHCGSGAMRDLMEWTGLGYDGPPDEGLVFALGGALSLTYIRSKALMPPVYLVGRGPDFEIDLPRRLGGTVEVLATDDPAEGWENLRGEIDQGRPALVWAEIAELPYLRVQLRMSRHDIVVVGYDETQGVAYIADNDREDLQRVPLDALARARRSTSFPEPTRHTLFRINWPQTPPSILEVAAQAFAQSAASLSTPGASTIAGPAEHGSHGLDAASALASDVCSWGALSTDDLEMHLFSLGAFIEKAGTGGGLFRRLLAQGCDEIARLTGDHATAILAANAHHAATSWTAVARAAVQKDHASSERLRSVTTLAAALPEAETTLEASLRKAAASLSG; translated from the coding sequence ATGGGTGGCCACTGTGGGTCCGGTGCGATGCGAGACCTCATGGAGTGGACCGGGCTCGGTTACGACGGCCCACCCGACGAGGGCCTCGTCTTTGCCCTCGGCGGAGCCCTCTCCCTCACCTACATTCGATCAAAAGCGCTGATGCCACCCGTGTACTTAGTCGGACGAGGACCTGATTTTGAGATCGACCTCCCCCGCCGTCTGGGCGGCACCGTCGAGGTGCTTGCCACAGACGACCCGGCCGAGGGTTGGGAGAACCTTCGTGGCGAGATCGATCAGGGACGCCCTGCACTGGTCTGGGCGGAGATCGCAGAACTCCCCTACCTGCGGGTCCAGTTGCGCATGAGCCGCCACGACATCGTTGTAGTCGGCTACGACGAGACGCAAGGCGTCGCGTACATCGCCGACAACGATCGCGAAGACCTTCAACGCGTCCCACTGGACGCACTCGCACGCGCGCGCCGCTCGACCTCCTTCCCGGAGCCAACCCGACACACGCTGTTTCGTATCAATTGGCCACAGACGCCACCTTCGATTCTCGAGGTGGCCGCACAGGCATTCGCACAATCCGCAGCGAGCCTGAGCACCCCAGGCGCATCGACGATCGCCGGGCCCGCAGAACACGGGTCACACGGCCTCGACGCTGCCAGCGCGCTCGCATCCGACGTCTGCAGCTGGGGAGCCCTGTCGACCGACGACCTCGAGATGCATTTATTCAGCCTCGGCGCCTTCATCGAGAAAGCGGGGACCGGCGGCGGCCTGTTCCGCCGACTGCTGGCACAGGGCTGCGACGAAATCGCGCGCCTCACCGGCGATCACGCCACCGCCATCCTTGCAGCCAACGCCCACCATGCGGCGACATCCTGGACTGCAGTCGCACGCGCAGCAGTACAGAAGGATCACGCCTCATCCGAGCGGCTCCGATCCGTCACAACCCTCGCGGCGGCTCTACCCGAGGCGGAAACGACCCTGGAGGCGTCACTACGAAAGGCCGCAGCATCCTTGTCAGGCTAA
- a CDS encoding MMPL/RND family transporter — protein MVSSSPIRTRPSRGGEKLGEYSPTLERVAWFTLRRKGIVTLVWLGAAIGLGLLFPQLESVIREQSVDPIPAGVPSFQTLDRMGASFDERGAKTTVFVVMENSAGLSDNTRDRYHVLVDTLRADDRHVIAVRDLLSDPLTASQALSKDKQAWYLPVGVAGTLGGPDTAEAVAAVREIAESIFRDSGTTVRVTGPPATFSDQLAVGESDLVLITVATVLLIAVILLIVYRSVFTALMPLLVVGMSLAVGRGVLSGLGELGMPVSQFTSMFMTVIIFGAGVDYSVFLISRYHEGIRAGYSPDVAIAHANATIGRVVLASAGTVALAFLAMAFAKLSVFNTLGPACAIAIAFAFLATVTLLPLVLSFAAKKGAGLPRRDLTRDYWRRVGVMVIRRPVPLLAISVVVLIGLAMVAATIQITYDDREGQPPDTGSNEGYALLNRHFPKDIIISEFLVVESENDMRTAQGLADLDQLASRVAQIPGVTRVIGVTRPTGEKLEQAQLSWQNDQIGTKITEETGDGQARKGDLAVLKTGSEQLAGGLALLEDQISSNLAPLSGLLDEVSSFGPQLDEYRPLVNQLANAAPRLRQFSKQAPELSQLARRAQSAADAVAPALSALDNPWCQQIAQCSALRAQMADIRALADDQSLGRVADFAAQLGRVSAPGSTNIAQLQRSLQTLDSALQAIGGQDLGNRLSQLESGVGALADGARQLSNGVGALVDSNLQLLSGLAQVAAQLRAPAREVGDSDSATGFYLPADAFKDQQFSQVARQFISSDGKTVRYAVQTAYDPYSADAMTLANELSSVAENAMPNTTLEGGRASVAGFPAINADVQRLLSYDFKLLGIATLLIVGLILMLLLRAVVAPVYLLATVVLNYMAALGIGVLVLQHILGAGIAWPVPLVSFIVLVAVGADYNMLLVSRLREETRWSVRVGVMRTVAYTGSVITSAGLIFAASMFGLMVGSIDVMVQIGFIIGVGLLLDTFLVRTLVVPALAVLLGTASWWPGDIDRFRLAP, from the coding sequence ATGGTGAGTTCGTCTCCCATTCGAACCCGCCCGTCGAGAGGGGGCGAGAAACTCGGCGAGTACAGTCCGACCCTTGAGCGGGTTGCATGGTTTACCCTCCGCCGCAAGGGAATTGTGACGCTGGTCTGGCTCGGCGCCGCCATCGGCTTAGGCCTTCTCTTTCCTCAACTGGAGTCAGTGATACGGGAACAATCTGTGGATCCGATCCCGGCCGGAGTCCCGTCTTTTCAGACCTTGGACCGTATGGGTGCATCTTTCGACGAGCGCGGCGCCAAGACCACAGTATTCGTTGTGATGGAGAACAGTGCAGGCCTGTCCGACAACACCCGCGATCGATATCACGTGCTTGTCGACACCCTGCGGGCGGACGACAGGCACGTCATCGCTGTCCGGGACCTGCTGAGCGATCCCCTCACCGCAAGTCAGGCTCTCAGCAAAGACAAGCAAGCCTGGTATCTGCCCGTGGGAGTGGCCGGCACACTCGGGGGACCCGATACCGCGGAGGCGGTCGCAGCGGTGCGTGAGATCGCTGAGAGTATCTTTCGTGACAGTGGGACGACAGTCCGTGTGACAGGCCCGCCCGCGACCTTTAGCGACCAACTCGCCGTGGGCGAGTCGGATCTGGTCCTGATCACTGTTGCCACCGTGCTGCTGATCGCCGTGATCCTCCTGATCGTCTATCGTTCGGTCTTCACCGCGCTGATGCCGCTGCTTGTCGTGGGCATGAGCTTGGCTGTGGGTCGCGGAGTTCTATCTGGACTGGGCGAGCTGGGCATGCCGGTATCCCAGTTCACGTCAATGTTCATGACCGTCATCATCTTTGGTGCCGGAGTTGACTATTCGGTGTTCCTCATCAGCCGCTATCATGAAGGTATTCGAGCGGGTTACTCTCCTGATGTCGCTATCGCCCACGCGAATGCAACTATCGGCCGCGTGGTTCTAGCGTCGGCGGGCACTGTGGCCCTAGCGTTCCTGGCTATGGCCTTCGCCAAGCTCAGTGTGTTTAACACTTTGGGTCCGGCCTGCGCAATCGCCATAGCTTTCGCATTCTTGGCGACGGTGACATTGCTGCCCCTCGTACTCTCTTTCGCTGCCAAGAAAGGCGCCGGCCTTCCCCGCCGTGACCTGACGCGGGATTACTGGAGAAGAGTCGGAGTCATGGTTATCCGGCGGCCGGTCCCTCTGCTCGCGATCAGTGTGGTCGTGTTGATCGGCCTCGCCATGGTCGCCGCAACAATTCAGATCACCTACGACGATCGCGAGGGGCAGCCACCTGACACAGGGAGCAACGAAGGATACGCGCTTCTCAACCGCCACTTCCCGAAAGACATCATCATCTCAGAATTCTTGGTGGTGGAGTCCGAGAACGACATGCGCACGGCTCAAGGCCTTGCCGACCTCGACCAGCTAGCCTCCCGCGTCGCGCAGATTCCCGGCGTGACCAGGGTCATTGGCGTGACGCGGCCGACCGGTGAGAAGCTAGAGCAGGCGCAATTATCTTGGCAGAATGATCAGATCGGTACCAAGATCACCGAGGAGACCGGTGATGGACAGGCCCGCAAGGGTGATCTGGCCGTCCTGAAGACGGGGTCAGAGCAGCTCGCCGGAGGCCTGGCACTGTTAGAAGACCAGATATCCTCCAACCTCGCTCCGCTGTCGGGGTTGCTCGACGAGGTGTCGTCATTTGGCCCGCAGCTCGACGAGTATCGGCCGCTTGTGAACCAACTGGCGAACGCTGCCCCAAGGCTTAGACAGTTTTCCAAGCAAGCGCCCGAGCTGTCTCAACTCGCACGTCGGGCCCAGTCTGCGGCAGATGCGGTCGCGCCGGCGTTGTCCGCGTTAGACAATCCGTGGTGCCAGCAGATCGCGCAGTGCTCGGCACTGCGCGCGCAAATGGCCGACATCCGGGCACTCGCGGATGATCAGTCGCTTGGGAGGGTGGCTGACTTTGCCGCGCAGCTCGGCCGCGTGAGTGCGCCAGGCTCGACCAACATTGCACAGCTGCAGCGTTCTCTTCAAACGCTGGATTCTGCACTACAAGCCATCGGCGGACAGGACCTCGGGAACAGGCTCTCGCAACTCGAATCCGGCGTCGGCGCACTTGCCGACGGCGCGCGTCAGTTGTCGAACGGAGTCGGTGCTCTGGTGGACAGCAACCTTCAGCTACTCAGTGGACTGGCACAGGTCGCCGCACAGCTTCGGGCTCCCGCACGGGAGGTCGGCGATTCTGACTCGGCAACCGGCTTCTATCTCCCCGCGGATGCGTTCAAGGACCAGCAGTTCAGTCAGGTCGCTCGACAGTTCATCTCGTCCGACGGGAAAACCGTGCGCTATGCGGTACAGACCGCCTACGACCCATACTCTGCCGATGCAATGACGCTGGCGAACGAGCTGTCCAGCGTCGCCGAGAACGCGATGCCGAACACCACTCTGGAGGGCGGACGTGCTTCTGTTGCGGGCTTTCCTGCGATCAATGCCGACGTCCAGCGACTGTTGTCGTACGATTTCAAACTGCTCGGCATAGCCACCCTTCTCATCGTGGGTCTGATCCTGATGCTGCTGTTGCGGGCCGTCGTTGCACCTGTCTATCTCCTTGCAACCGTCGTCTTGAACTACATGGCGGCTCTCGGTATTGGTGTGCTCGTACTTCAACACATCCTCGGTGCCGGGATCGCCTGGCCCGTGCCACTGGTGTCGTTCATTGTCTTGGTGGCGGTGGGCGCCGACTACAACATGCTGCTGGTGTCACGGCTGAGAGAGGAAACGAGGTGGAGCGTGCGGGTCGGCGTAATGCGTACCGTCGCTTACACCGGGTCGGTCATCACCTCGGCTGGGTTGATATTCGCGGCCAGCATGTTTGGGCTGATGGTCGGGTCCATCGATGTGATGGTGCAAATCGGGTTCATCATCGGTGTCGGTTTGCTGCTCGACACGTTCCTGGTGCGGACCTTAGTAGTCCCGGCGCTAGCGGTGCTGCTGGGCACTGCGAGCTGGTGGCCGGGTGACATCGACCGTTTCCGGCTCGCCCCTTGA
- a CDS encoding DUF4873 domain-containing protein — MSDDHDLDYSGEGTLVCRGAEIHVEAKIKGYFQPLNGLYTWYGRIQKNDELDGLLKGARAIAVFTTPEGRAECVVGDPDFWGRYRISGKSTPPYHLPTTLEEVENMVEHHHK; from the coding sequence ATGTCTGACGACCATGACCTCGACTACTCCGGCGAAGGAACCCTGGTGTGCCGCGGGGCGGAGATCCATGTCGAAGCGAAGATCAAAGGCTATTTCCAGCCGCTGAACGGCCTGTACACCTGGTATGGCCGGATTCAGAAGAATGATGAGCTCGACGGGCTCCTGAAAGGCGCCCGCGCGATCGCTGTATTTACGACCCCCGAGGGCCGAGCGGAGTGTGTCGTCGGGGATCCCGACTTCTGGGGCCGATACCGCATCTCAGGCAAGAGCACTCCGCCATACCACCTGCCCACCACTCTCGAGGAAGTCGAGAACATGGTCGAGCACCACCACAAGTGA
- a CDS encoding AurF N-oxygenase family protein, which translates to MTVQDVQMNPDFSKEGMARVNGRKPVDMERSAGRLLRSSAEKFYDAEIDIDWESPWEEGKCFLPEHRVSLYGTRLWDKMTEEQRRELGRHEIVSILSFGIYAENLLSSALLRMSAKGALTDQKSLYALTEIGDESRHSTMFARLINKTGVPPYKLPKGFLSFAKILHFVPLGPSVSGATLLIEEILDRAQREAMNDPSMQPQLRQLMKIHVLEEARHITFARLEMIEGMQRRRKATRAWHRGVLAVIANLAYPLLINPKVYPAVGISRWRGVWAQQTSPNYRTNLQFMSEPMIRFFHEAGMLEGKFTMAMWRATRSLPDDLR; encoded by the coding sequence ATGACCGTGCAGGATGTCCAGATGAACCCCGACTTTTCGAAGGAGGGCATGGCTCGGGTGAACGGGCGTAAGCCCGTCGACATGGAACGATCTGCGGGTCGATTGCTGCGGTCTTCCGCGGAGAAGTTCTACGACGCGGAGATCGACATCGACTGGGAGTCGCCCTGGGAGGAAGGCAAGTGCTTTCTGCCAGAGCATCGAGTGTCGCTATACGGCACCAGGCTGTGGGACAAGATGACTGAGGAGCAGCGTCGCGAGTTGGGGCGCCATGAGATCGTGAGCATCCTCAGTTTCGGCATCTACGCAGAGAATCTGTTGAGTTCAGCGCTTCTGCGCATGTCGGCGAAGGGGGCTTTAACCGATCAGAAGTCTCTATACGCGTTGACAGAGATCGGCGATGAGTCCCGCCATTCCACTATGTTCGCGCGCCTCATCAACAAGACGGGCGTGCCCCCCTACAAGCTTCCTAAGGGCTTCTTGAGCTTCGCGAAGATCCTGCATTTCGTCCCTCTCGGGCCGTCGGTGTCTGGAGCTACGCTGTTGATCGAGGAAATCCTGGACCGCGCCCAGCGCGAGGCGATGAACGACCCCAGTATGCAGCCTCAGCTTCGCCAGCTCATGAAGATCCACGTCCTTGAGGAAGCCCGTCACATTACCTTTGCGCGACTGGAGATGATCGAAGGCATGCAGCGTCGTCGTAAGGCGACGCGCGCTTGGCACCGAGGGGTGCTTGCCGTCATCGCGAACCTGGCGTACCCGCTGCTCATTAATCCGAAAGTGTACCCCGCAGTGGGAATTAGTCGCTGGCGTGGCGTGTGGGCGCAGCAGACCAGCCCAAACTATCGGACCAACCTGCAATTTATGTCGGAGCCCATGATTCGGTTCTTCCATGAGGCGGGAATGTTGGAAGGCAAGTTCACAATGGCCATGTGGCGTGCGACGCGGAGCCTTCCCGACGATCTTCGCTGA
- a CDS encoding flavin-containing monooxygenase yields the protein MASSTTRRASRATAKTDSTNDPISTKILIIGSGFSGLGMAAQLRRRGYSDFLILEKASSVGGTWRDNTYPGCACDVPSLMYSYSFESRGSWSKVWSSQPEIERYLQDVADKRGVTQKIHFGQKLVSGYWSESESRWHLRTESGREYIAQFVVSGVGALHIPNFPEISGIEDFKGEAFHSAQWDHSVDLEGKRVAVIGTGASAIQFVPFVQKEAMSLKVFQRTPAWVLPRKNFSVPPALRTLLSKLPIARRIARWSVYWGAESLAFGLNGHSNLMRPIEKVARWNIERSISDPALRKKLTPSYRIGCKRILGSNDYYPALAAPNTTVISDRIEKVTADSIISSDGVEHLVDVIIYATGFHVTDGFDQLALKGATGEDLPSHWHQTGINTHLGITTEGFPNLFFLLGPNTGLGHNSVVFMIEQQIKYIMKAIDTVESRGAEKVDVRPSVQEQFNTDIQRKLAKGVWTNGGCTSWYLDSQGVNRTVWPGFTWQYWRATKDFEPAEYDIA from the coding sequence ATGGCATCATCGACTACCCGGCGCGCCTCGCGCGCAACCGCCAAGACGGATTCAACCAACGACCCGATTTCGACCAAGATTCTGATTATTGGAAGCGGGTTCTCTGGTCTCGGGATGGCCGCGCAGCTTAGACGTCGCGGGTATAGCGATTTTCTGATTCTGGAGAAGGCAAGCTCCGTCGGTGGGACCTGGCGCGACAATACCTATCCGGGCTGTGCATGTGACGTTCCGTCGCTGATGTACTCGTACTCATTCGAGAGTCGAGGTAGCTGGTCGAAGGTGTGGTCGTCACAGCCAGAAATTGAGCGGTATCTACAGGATGTCGCGGATAAGCGTGGCGTGACACAAAAGATTCATTTCGGTCAGAAGTTGGTTTCTGGATACTGGAGCGAGTCGGAGTCGCGGTGGCACCTGCGTACTGAGTCCGGACGTGAGTACATTGCTCAGTTCGTGGTGTCAGGAGTCGGTGCGCTGCATATCCCCAATTTTCCCGAAATTTCGGGGATTGAGGACTTTAAAGGCGAAGCGTTTCACTCCGCACAGTGGGATCATTCGGTGGATCTGGAGGGCAAGCGTGTCGCCGTGATCGGCACTGGTGCCAGCGCTATCCAGTTTGTACCTTTCGTGCAGAAGGAGGCCATGTCCCTCAAGGTCTTCCAGCGAACCCCTGCCTGGGTCCTACCCCGCAAGAATTTCTCCGTTCCGCCGGCCCTGCGGACTCTTCTGAGTAAACTCCCGATTGCACGTCGTATCGCCAGGTGGTCGGTGTACTGGGGTGCGGAGAGCCTGGCCTTCGGCCTCAACGGTCACTCTAACCTCATGCGGCCAATTGAAAAGGTCGCTCGGTGGAACATTGAACGCTCCATCTCTGATCCGGCATTGCGCAAGAAACTGACCCCGTCGTATCGTATCGGCTGTAAGCGGATTCTGGGGTCAAACGACTATTACCCGGCGCTTGCGGCACCTAACACCACTGTCATCAGCGATCGGATTGAGAAGGTGACCGCTGATTCCATCATTTCTTCAGACGGTGTCGAGCATCTCGTGGACGTTATAATTTATGCGACCGGTTTTCACGTGACTGATGGTTTCGATCAGCTCGCCCTGAAAGGTGCCACTGGCGAGGATCTCCCGTCCCACTGGCATCAGACGGGGATTAACACGCACCTGGGCATCACGACCGAGGGTTTTCCCAACCTGTTTTTCCTCCTCGGACCCAACACGGGCCTCGGCCACAACTCAGTGGTGTTCATGATCGAGCAACAGATCAAATACATCATGAAGGCCATCGACACAGTAGAAAGCCGAGGCGCTGAGAAGGTTGACGTACGCCCGTCCGTGCAAGAACAGTTCAACACCGACATCCAGCGGAAGCTGGCCAAGGGAGTGTGGACCAACGGCGGCTGCACGAGTTGGTATCTCGACTCGCAGGGCGTCAACCGGACCGTGTGGCCGGGCTTCACATGGCAGTACTGGCGCGCCACGAAAGATTTCGAGCCCGCCGAGTACGACATCGCCTGA
- a CDS encoding SDR family NAD(P)-dependent oxidoreductase encodes MSSSNRHDYTGKVAVITGAASGIGRSLALQLAERGAALALSDIDEMHLKETAELCRTTHGATVTAAVLDVADRAAFQDYADGVRSESGHVDMVFNNAGVALGVDVVDMSWEDFDWLMGINFGGVVNGSKAFLPHLIASGDGHLINTSSVFGLIGIPSQSAYNAAKFGVRGFTEALRQEMKISRYPVTVTCVHPGGVKTNIVNNARGVSAMGADTATVASLFDRIARSTPDKAAATILKGMDKKRARVLIGADARGFDFVARVIGPRYQDIAAPLTRAGYAVARRQGILK; translated from the coding sequence GTGAGCAGTTCTAATCGGCATGACTATACCGGCAAGGTGGCAGTGATCACCGGTGCCGCGTCAGGGATCGGTCGGTCTCTGGCACTCCAGTTGGCGGAGCGAGGTGCCGCACTGGCACTGTCCGACATTGATGAGATGCACTTGAAGGAGACTGCAGAACTTTGCCGCACCACGCATGGGGCAACGGTAACCGCCGCCGTACTAGACGTTGCGGACCGCGCTGCTTTTCAGGACTATGCCGACGGAGTGCGGTCAGAGTCGGGCCACGTCGACATGGTGTTCAACAACGCCGGCGTGGCCTTGGGCGTCGACGTGGTCGACATGAGCTGGGAAGACTTCGACTGGCTCATGGGCATCAACTTTGGCGGAGTCGTTAACGGGTCGAAGGCGTTTCTGCCTCACCTGATCGCGTCCGGGGACGGACATCTCATTAACACGTCGAGCGTCTTCGGCTTGATCGGAATCCCCAGCCAAAGCGCCTATAATGCCGCGAAATTCGGCGTCAGAGGCTTCACCGAGGCGCTCCGACAGGAGATGAAAATCAGTCGATACCCGGTCACAGTGACATGTGTGCACCCGGGGGGTGTAAAAACCAACATCGTCAACAATGCCCGAGGCGTTTCCGCCATGGGGGCAGACACCGCGACTGTCGCCTCGCTGTTCGACAGGATCGCACGAAGCACCCCGGATAAAGCAGCGGCGACAATCCTCAAAGGTATGGACAAGAAGAGAGCGCGAGTGCTGATCGGTGCGGACGCCCGCGGTTTCGACTTCGTGGCACGGGTGATCGGTCCCCGCTACCAGGACATCGCGGCGCCACTGACACGAGCGGGTTACGCGGTCGCACGTAGACAGGGGATCCTCAAGTGA
- a CDS encoding ferredoxin--NADP reductase yields MTVEPDSRPAAAAARSRTLTVSEVIQETKDSVTISFEIPDAMVEEFKHTPGQFITVKIPSDRTGHVARCYSLSSSPHVDDFRLEIGIKRTENGYASNWLCDNAITGMELTVLPPSGHFTAKNLDVDFLFFAGGSGITPVFSLIKSALVCGGGEVTLFYANRDAESIMYGGQLTQIVSEFPERFTVFHWLESAMGIPTPQNVESAIREHRGAQIFTCGPAPFMDLVQKSAEACGVEHSSVHREVFQSLTGDPFDTATMRQLGDDDGVATATVYLNGQSITTEWPRNTPLLDVLLAQGHNAPYSCREGACSACVCKLVEGDVEMAQNHILVEGDVADGERLACQALPLTDSVTVSFDDL; encoded by the coding sequence GTGACCGTCGAACCCGATTCACGTCCGGCTGCCGCGGCGGCCCGCTCACGCACCTTAACCGTCTCGGAAGTGATCCAGGAAACGAAAGACTCCGTTACCATTTCGTTCGAAATCCCCGACGCCATGGTCGAGGAATTCAAGCATACCCCAGGGCAATTCATCACCGTCAAGATCCCATCTGATCGGACCGGTCATGTCGCACGGTGCTACTCATTGAGCAGCTCGCCTCACGTCGACGACTTCCGTCTCGAGATCGGCATCAAGCGGACCGAGAACGGTTACGCATCGAACTGGCTGTGCGATAACGCGATTACGGGAATGGAATTGACCGTCCTCCCGCCGTCAGGGCATTTCACGGCGAAGAATCTCGACGTTGATTTTCTATTCTTCGCAGGAGGAAGTGGGATCACTCCGGTCTTTTCGCTGATTAAGTCGGCACTTGTGTGCGGCGGGGGCGAGGTCACACTATTCTACGCGAACCGCGATGCCGAGTCGATCATGTACGGGGGGCAACTGACGCAGATCGTCTCCGAGTTTCCTGAGCGTTTCACCGTCTTCCATTGGTTGGAGTCGGCTATGGGTATTCCGACGCCTCAGAATGTCGAGTCCGCCATACGTGAGCACCGCGGTGCACAGATCTTCACCTGTGGTCCGGCGCCGTTCATGGATCTGGTGCAGAAGTCGGCGGAGGCCTGCGGTGTCGAGCACTCCTCGGTACATCGAGAAGTCTTCCAGTCACTGACCGGGGATCCGTTCGATACAGCCACGATGCGTCAGCTTGGTGACGACGACGGTGTGGCGACCGCTACGGTCTATCTGAATGGGCAGTCCATCACGACTGAGTGGCCGCGCAACACGCCGTTGCTCGACGTGCTACTGGCCCAAGGCCACAATGCCCCGTACTCCTGCCGAGAAGGAGCCTGCAGCGCGTGTGTATGCAAGCTGGTCGAGGGTGATGTAGAAATGGCCCAGAACCACATCCTCGTTGAGGGTGATGTTGCCGACGGTGAACGGCTCGCATGCCAGGCACTTCCGCTGACGGATTCTGTCACGGTGAGCTTCGATGACCTCTGA
- a CDS encoding alpha/beta fold hydrolase, with the protein MTSEFASASRGSRDLEVLSSDGTKLFAQEFGPGRDAPLLVFSHGWACQGRFWRPQVEQFAATHRVVVYDQRGHGLSDRGRVPFSAKLLADDMEAVVRAVATPADKAVVVGHSMGGMSIMSWAAEYPASVSELARGVVLASTGPSQLVDRSTLLKVPRQLRPRLERAFAASLAVAGPEMQGTRLSRRLIRYGTLGPGATAEVVDECADIVLRCPPQVRGMWGSVLATIDVSKGVDSLEVPATVIVGDADRLTPATHSVDLAARLGRKGVLFEFTLLDKVGHMSNLEAVEDFNSAVARLDKSA; encoded by the coding sequence ATGACCTCTGAGTTTGCGAGTGCGTCGCGAGGATCGCGTGACCTCGAGGTCCTTTCCTCCGACGGGACCAAGTTGTTCGCTCAGGAATTCGGTCCGGGCCGGGATGCTCCGCTCCTAGTCTTTAGTCACGGCTGGGCTTGTCAGGGACGTTTCTGGCGTCCGCAGGTCGAGCAGTTCGCGGCGACGCATCGGGTGGTGGTCTACGACCAACGCGGACACGGGTTGAGCGACCGGGGCCGGGTACCGTTCTCGGCGAAGCTCTTGGCCGATGATATGGAGGCCGTAGTCCGGGCAGTGGCGACTCCCGCCGACAAGGCTGTCGTGGTCGGACACAGCATGGGAGGCATGTCCATCATGAGTTGGGCGGCTGAGTACCCCGCCTCGGTTTCGGAGCTGGCCCGCGGAGTAGTACTGGCAAGCACCGGGCCATCACAGTTGGTGGATCGGTCTACATTGCTCAAGGTTCCCCGACAGCTACGACCGAGACTTGAGCGGGCCTTCGCGGCCAGTCTTGCAGTCGCCGGACCCGAGATGCAGGGGACGCGTTTGTCTCGCCGCCTGATTCGTTACGGAACCCTGGGCCCGGGCGCGACTGCCGAGGTAGTCGACGAGTGCGCCGACATCGTGTTGCGATGCCCACCACAGGTGCGCGGGATGTGGGGTTCAGTGTTGGCGACAATCGACGTCAGTAAGGGGGTTGACTCGCTGGAGGTGCCGGCGACGGTCATCGTAGGTGATGCCGACAGACTGACCCCAGCGACCCATTCAGTGGATCTCGCAGCGCGCCTGGGTCGGAAGGGCGTTCTATTTGAATTCACTCTTCTTGACAAAGTCGGTCACATGTCCAACCTAGAGGCCGTCGAAGACTTCAATTCAGCCGTGGCCAGATTAGACAAATCCGCCTGA